The region GGTGACGGCGATGATTAGACGCGGACTCGGTCGTGGCCTCGATGCCCTCATCCCGGGGGCGTCGGCTGAAGCCGTCGGTGCCGCTTCGGAGATCGACGTTTTTCGCGTGATGCCAAACCCCTTCCAGCCGCGCCGGGACATCGCCGGCCAGGAGTTCGACGAGTTGGTGGCGTCTGTCCGGAAGCACGGTGTGCTCCAGCCCATCGTGGTGCGGGTCCAAGACGGAGGGTACCAGCTTGTGGCGGGCGAGCGGCGGTGGCGGGCGGCCAAGGAGGCCGGCCTCGTCACGATTCCTGCGGTCGTGAAGGAACTCGGCGACCGGGAGATGCTTGAGATCGCGCTGGTTGAGAACCTACGGCGGGAGGATCTCAATGCGATCGAGCGGGCGCTGGCCTACCGGCGGCTCGCCGAAGAATTCCAAATGAAACAGGACGAGGTCGCGGACGCTGTGGGCTCGAGCCGGCCGGCCGTGGCGAACACTCTCCGGCTGCTGGATCTTCCGGCGGAGGTTCAAGCATCAATCGGCCATGGCCGGATCACCGAAGGGCACGGCCGGGCGCTCCTCGCGCTTCTGGACCCGAATACGCTGCTCGACGTCTGGAAGGTGGTCGAGGAACGCTCCCTGTCGGTCAGAGAGACGGAGGCCGTGGTACGGGCGAGGACGCGTCGTGTTTCACGTGAAACATCGTCTCGCTCGGGGCGCCGCCGCGATCCACAGATTGTCGATCTCGAGCGGCAATTGCGGGAGCGCTATACGACCGGCGCGGCCATTCACGGAAGGGGTGGTCGCGGGACGATCGAGCTTCAGTACTACTCGTCCCAGGACCTGGAGCGGCTGATCGACCTGCTGCTCCGGTAACCGCTCACCACCCGCCGGCCGCTACACCGTGGTCATGTACTCCGATTGGTCGGGGGCGGGGACCGCCCTGCCCGCCATGAGCCTTCGAAGGGCGACCGACAACCGTCTGATGCCCTCGGTCAAGATGTCTTCCGATTTGTCCGCGAACGAAAGCCGTAACCCCGACGGCGGTGGAGTGTGCGGAAGAAACAGATCACCGAGCCCACAGGCGACGCCTTCCTTCAGCGCTTCGGCGAAGGCCTCCCGAGCCGGAATTTCAGCCGGCAGCGTGATCCAGAGATTGAACCCGGCGGCCGGCCGCGTCCACTCAATGCCCGGGGGCATCGACGCTTCCAGGACCCTGAGTACGGTATCCCGCCGGCGCCGGTACGTGTCCGTTGCGATTCGCAGATCGCGCGCGTACTGCTTCGATGACAGATAGCGCCAGAGTGTCCGCTGAATCAGCGGCGAAGTGAACCTGTCCATAACCAGCTTCGCCTCGATCAGCCGGGCCATCAACGGACCCTGGCCGACGACGCACCCGACGCGAAGTCCCGGGATGACCGTCTTGGAAAAGCTCCGGGCAAACAGGACGTGCCCGCCGGAGTCATAGGCTTTGATTCCCGGCGGGGGCTCGTTGTCATAGGTGAACTCACTGCAGGAGTCGTCCTCAAGGACGAGCAGATTATGTTGGCGCGCCATGGCCACGAGCCGCCGCCGGCGCTCGTCGCTCATGACCGTTCCCGTTGGATTCTGAGCGGTCGGAACCGTATAGATCAGCCTGGGTTGAAACCGGTCGATCAGCGACGCGGCGAGGTCGACGCGCATGCCGTCGGCGTCCACGGGTACACCGATCACCTTCGCGCCGCGGCCCTCGAGGATATCCAGCGCGGTCAGGAACGTTGGGCTTTCGACGAGCACGTGGTCGCCAGGCGCCACTAGGGTCCTGGTCACCAGGTCGATCGCCTGCTGTGATCCGGACGTAATCAGCACGTCTTCGGGCCTCGCCGTGATCCCTAGCGCTCCGCAATGGTCCGCGACCCACCCTCGCAGGTTTTGATCTCCCTGAGGAGAGCCGTACTGTAGGAACCTCGGGTCTTCGATCGCAAGGGCCCGATGCCACAGGCGGCCAAGCGCTCTCACCGGAAACAGCGTCGGGTCCGGAATCCCGCCGGCCAGAGGGATTACGTTGGACCGTACGGCGGGTTTCAGTAGCGCCTCCATCGCCGCAACGCGGGGCGCGCGCAGGTGAACGGGCAACGATGATTGCCAGGCCAACGCGTCTTGATCATGGACTGTTTCACGTGAAACGTTGCCGGCTGCAGCTGGCGTCGCAGGGATAACGGCGAACGTTCCGCGGCCGACAGTGGCCTGCACGAGCCCATCCGCGGCCAACACCTGATAGGCCTGCACGACCGTGATGAGACTTACGGCGAGCTCACGTGCGAGTTCGCGGACCGACGGGAGACGCTCACCAGGGGCTATCCGGCCCGATCGGATCAGCGCCGCGAGCTCGGCGTGTAGCTGGCGGTAAATCGGCACATCCGAATCCCGCGCCAGTTGGATTGAGCTCACGTTTGCCTCCAATCCTGTCCTTCTCGATGGTGCGTGCGTTGCGATATCGCGAACCCTTAACAGGCTAAGCCGCCAATATGGACTGTAGATAATAATATTGACTAAACTGGCAGCGTAGATTATAGATATGTTACTATGTTTGAAGAGGAAGTCAACTAGTGTTATTAATAATAAATAGCAACTGACGAATCGTTTGCTATGTCTGAGCCGAGGAAGGTGCTCGTAACGTGACGCGAGACGCGGCATGGGCGCTTCTGGTCGCCGAGACGCCCTCGGTCAATCTGCAAAAGCATATGCTGGCGGTCGAGGCAGTGATGCGCGCGTACGCCCGCCGGTTCGGGGAGGATGAGGACGCCTGGGGCCTCGCCGGTCTCCTGCACGATCTCGACTATGAGAAGCACCCGTCCGAGGAGGCGGGTCATCCCTTCGCCGGTGTCGAGATGCTGCGGGAGCGCGGGCTGGCCGAACCGCTGTGCCGGGCGATTTTGTCGCACGCCGACTACAGCGGCGTGCC is a window of bacterium DNA encoding:
- a CDS encoding ParB/RepB/Spo0J family partition protein encodes the protein MIRRGLGRGLDALIPGASAEAVGAASEIDVFRVMPNPFQPRRDIAGQEFDELVASVRKHGVLQPIVVRVQDGGYQLVAGERRWRAAKEAGLVTIPAVVKELGDREMLEIALVENLRREDLNAIERALAYRRLAEEFQMKQDEVADAVGSSRPAVANTLRLLDLPAEVQASIGHGRITEGHGRALLALLDPNTLLDVWKVVEERSLSVRETEAVVRARTRRVSRETSSRSGRRRDPQIVDLERQLRERYTTGAAIHGRGGRGTIELQYYSSQDLERLIDLLLR
- a CDS encoding PLP-dependent aminotransferase family protein; the encoded protein is MEANVSSIQLARDSDVPIYRQLHAELAALIRSGRIAPGERLPSVRELARELAVSLITVVQAYQVLAADGLVQATVGRGTFAVIPATPAAAGNVSRETVHDQDALAWQSSLPVHLRAPRVAAMEALLKPAVRSNVIPLAGGIPDPTLFPVRALGRLWHRALAIEDPRFLQYGSPQGDQNLRGWVADHCGALGITARPEDVLITSGSQQAIDLVTRTLVAPGDHVLVESPTFLTALDILEGRGAKVIGVPVDADGMRVDLAASLIDRFQPRLIYTVPTAQNPTGTVMSDERRRRLVAMARQHNLLVLEDDSCSEFTYDNEPPPGIKAYDSGGHVLFARSFSKTVIPGLRVGCVVGQGPLMARLIEAKLVMDRFTSPLIQRTLWRYLSSKQYARDLRIATDTYRRRRDTVLRVLEASMPPGIEWTRPAAGFNLWITLPAEIPAREAFAEALKEGVACGLGDLFLPHTPPPSGLRLSFADKSEDILTEGIRRLSVALRRLMAGRAVPAPDQSEYMTTV